Proteins co-encoded in one Anguilla anguilla isolate fAngAng1 chromosome 16, fAngAng1.pri, whole genome shotgun sequence genomic window:
- the foxf1 gene encoding forkhead box protein F1, with product MTAEIQQPSAQTPAQSSPMSAAPEKPNGQTAVMETASSTTKTKKTNAGIRRPEKPPYSYIALIVMAIQSSPTKRLTLSEIYQFLQSRFPFFRGSYQGWKNSVRHNLSLNECFIKLPKGLGRPGKGHYWTIDPASEFMFEEGSFRRRPRGFRRKCQALKPMYSMMNGLGFNHLPESYNFQGTGGALSCPPNGLSLDSGIGMMNGHLASNMEGMGLAGHSVSHLSSNGGHSYMGSCTGSTGGEYPHHDNSASPLLTSGGVMEPHPVYSSTASAWAPTASASLNNGASYIKQQPLSPCNPGANPLQPSLPTHSLDQSYLHQNGHSTADLQGIPRYHSQSPSMCDRKEFVFSFNAMTSSAMHSPGSGSYYHHQQVAYQDIKPCVM from the exons ATGACGGCAGAGATTCAACAACCCTCGGCACAGACGCCAGCACAAAGCAGTCCGATGTCTGCTGCACCGGAAAAGCCGAACGGTCAGACCGCAGTGATGGAGACTGCTTCTTCAACTACTAAAACTAAAAAGACCAACGCCGGAATCCGCCGGCCGGAGAAACCGCCTTACTCCTATATAGCTTTGATAGTCATGGCCATTCAAAGCTCTCCAACAAAACGCTTGACGCTGAGTGAAATTTACCAGTTTCTCCAAAGCCGATTTCCGTTTTTCAGAGGCTCATACCAAGGATGGAAAAATTCTGTGCGTCACAACTTGTCTCTTAATGAATGTTTCATCAAGTTGCCAAAGGGTCTTGGTAGACCGGGAAAGGGTCATTACTGGACTATCGACCCTGCCAGTGAGTTTATGTTTGAGGAGGGATCTTTTCGCAGGAGGCCAAGGGGGTTCAGGCGTAAATGTCAGGCGCTGAAGCCGATGTATAGCATGATGAACGGCCTTGGATTCAATCACCTACCCGAGTCCTACAACTTCCAGGGGACCGGCGGAGCCCTGTCTTGCCCTCCGAACGGTTTATCTTTGGACAGTGGAATTGGGATGATGAACGGACACTTGGCAAGCAATATGGAAGGGATGGGTTTGGCGGGACATTCTGTATCGCATTTGTCATCCAACGGCGGACATTCCTACATGGGGAGTTGTACAGGATCCACGGGGGGCGAGTACCCCCATCATGACAACTCTGCGTCGCCACTGCTCACCAGTGGAGGAGTTATGGAGCCTCATCCAGTCTACTCCAGCACAGCATCTGCCTGGGCTCCCACGGCCTCCGCCTCGCTGAATAACGGAGCTTCTTATATAAAACAACAACCTCTCTCACCTTGCAACCCTGGAGCAAACCCCTTACAGCCGAGTTTACCAACACACTCTCTTGACCAGTCATATCTTCATCAGAATGGCCACAGTACCGCCGACCTCCAAG GTATCCCCAGATATCATTCCCAGTCCCCCAGTATGTGTGACAGGAAAGAGTTCGTCTTCTCTTTCAACgccatgacatcatcagcaatgCATTCCCCAGGCAGTGGGTCCTACTACCATCACCAGCAAGTCGCCTATCAAGACATCAAGCCCTGCGTGATGTGA